In Sander vitreus isolate 19-12246 chromosome 12, sanVit1, whole genome shotgun sequence, the following proteins share a genomic window:
- the LOC144526908 gene encoding C-X-C chemokine receptor type 4-like: MSYYEHIFFDYDLNDTGSGSGSGDLGGDLEEPCDVEHVMTANIQQVFLPVVYALIFTLGITGNGLVVIVLGCQRRSKCSLTDRYRLHLSAADLLFVLALPFWAVDSALTDWRFGAATCVGVHVIYTVNLYGSVLILAFISLDRYLAVVRATDTNTGGLRQLLAHRLVYVGAWLPAGLLAVPDLIFARTQEGGEGATLCQRFYPEDNAPLWVAVFHLQLVLVGLVIPGLVLLVCYCVIVTRLTRGPLGGQRQKRRAVRTTIALVLCFFVCWLPYGVGISVDALLRLEVLPRGCSLEAVLGVWLGVAEPMAFAHCCLNPLLYAFLGAGFKSSARRALTLSRASSLKILPRRRPGASTTTESESSSLHSS, from the exons ATGTCGTACTATGAG CATATCTTCTTCGACTATGACTTAAACGACAccggctcaggttctggttctggtGACCTGGGAGGGGATCTGGAGGAGCCCTGTGACGTGGAGCATGTGATGACTGCTAACATTCAGCAGGTCTTCTTGCCTGTTGTCTACGCCCTCATCTTCACACTGGGCATCACTGGAAACGGCCTGGTTGTCATAGTCCTGGGCTGCCAACGCAG GTCAAAGTGCAGCCTCACAGACCGATATCGCCTGCATCTCTCAGCTGCTGATCTCCTCTTTGTTCTGGCTCTGCCGTTCTGGGCCGTGGACTCAGCCCTGACCGACTGGCGCTTCGGAGCGGCCACCTGCGTTGGTGTGCACGTTATCTACACGGTCAACCTGTACGGCAGCGTGCTCATCCTGGCATTCATAAGCCTGGACCGCTACCTGGCAGTGGTCCGAGCCACGGACACAAACACTGGTGGGCTAAGGCAGCTGCTGGcacacagactggtttatgtgg GTGCCTGGCTGCCTGCTGGCCTCCTGGCAGTGCCTGACTTGATATTTGCCCGGACTCAGGAAGGGGGTGAGGGGGCCACTCTGTGCCAGCGATTCTACCCAGAAGACAACGCTCCTCTTTGGGTTGCAGTCTTCCACCTCCAGCTGGTTCTGGTGGGTCTGGTGATCCCAGGCTTGGTCCTCCTGGTGTGTTACTGCGTCATTGTCACCAGGCTGACCCGGGGCCCGCTTGGGGGCCAGAGGCAGAAGCGGCGAGCGGTCAGGACCACCATCGCGTTGGTTCTCTGCTTCTTCGTCTGCTGGCTGCCCTACGGAGTGGGCATCTCTGTGGACGCTCTGCTGCGCCTGGAGGTCCTGCCCcgtggctgcagcctggaggcCGTCCTGGGCGTGTGGCTGGGGGTGGCTGAGCCCATGGCATTTGCACACTGCTGCCTGAACCCGCTGCTATACGCCTTCCTGGGGGCAGGGTTCAAGAGTTCGGCCCGAAGAGCCCTCACTCTGAGCCGAGCCTCCAGTTTGAAGATTTTACCACGAAGACGCCCGGGGGCCTCCACGACCACAGAGTCAGAGTCCTCCAGTTTACATTCCAGCTAA
- the mcm6 gene encoding DNA replication licensing factor MCM6 yields the protein MDVATATAENAGEMVKDELAEKCQKLFQAFLEEFQTGDGEVKYVREAEELIRPERNTLLVSFTDLEGFNQELATTIQEEYYRVYPFLCRAVRNFARDHGNVPLNKEFYVALEDLPTRHKIRELSSMRIGTLVRISGQVVRTHPVHPELVSGTFLCMDCQALIKDVPQQFKYSPPTICRNPVCNNRSRFHLDTHKSKFVDFQKVRIQETQAELPRGSIPRSLEVVLRAEAVETAQAGDRCDFTGTLIVVPDVSQLTTPGVRAETSTRVGGGPQGFEAEGLKGLKALGVRELSYRLAFLACNVAPTNPRFGGKELRDEEQTAESIKSQMTEKEWEKVFEMSQDKNLYHHLCTSLFPTIHGNDEVKRGVLLMLFGGVPKTTMERTSLRGDINVCIVGDPSTAKSQFLKHVEEFSPRAVYTSGKASTAAGLTAAVVRDEESHEFVIEAGALMLADNGVCCIDEFDKMDVKDQVAIHEAMEQQTISITKAGVKATLNARTSILAAANPVGGRYDRSKSLKQNVNLSAPIMSRFDLFFILVDECNEVTDYAIARRIVDLHTRMEQSVDRLYSLDEIRRYLLFARQFKPKISSESEEFIVEQYKRLRQRDGSGGVSKSAWRITVRQLESMIRLSEGMARMHCCDEVQPKHVKEAFRLLNKSIIRVETPDINLEQDDELEEEEQQQEDGNAVPNGVNGVNGHVDGVNGHTNGTNGHVNSVNGHAESGTQSKPSLRLSFTEYKRISNLLVLHLRRAEEAEEEEELKKSAVVNWYLKEIESEIDSEEELVNKKGLIEKVLHRLVHFDHILIELSQGGLKGSESAITEEEVLVVNPNYILED from the exons ATGGATGTTGCCACAGCAACTGCGGAGAATGCCGGAGAGATGGTGAAAGACGAGTTGGCTGAAAAATGCCAGAAGCTATTCCAGGCTTTCTTAGAAGA GTTCCAGACCGGGGATGGGGAGGTGAAGTATGTCCGGGAGGCCGAGGAGCTGATCAGGCCTGAGAGGAACACGCTGCTGGTGAGCTTCACAGACCTGGAGGGCTTCAACCAAGAGCTGGCTACCACCATCCAGGAGGAGTACTACAG AGTTTACCCCTTCCTTTGTCGGGCAGTGCGCAACTTTGCTCGGGATCATGGGAATGTTCCTCTCAACAAAGAGTTCTACGTAGCCCTCGAGGATCTTCCCACTAGACACAA GATCCGTGAGCTGTCATCCATGCGCATCGGCACCCTGGTGAGGATCAGTGGTCAGGTGGTGAGGACACACCCAGTACACCCTGAACTG GTGAGTGGCACGTTCCTGTGCATGGACTGCCAGGCACTGATCAAGGATGTCCCTCAGCAGTTCAAATACTCCCCACCAACCATCTGCAGAAACCCCGTCTGCAACAACCGCTCCCGCTTCCACCTTGACACGCACAAATCCAAGTTTGTCGACTTCCAGAAG gtgcgtaTCCAGGAGACGCAGGCGGAGCTGCCTCGCGGATCAATCCCACGCTCCCTGGAGGTCGTCCTGAGGGCCGAGGCTGTGGAGACGGCTCAGGCTGGAGACCGCTGTGACTTCACCGGGACCCTCATTGTCGTGCCGGATGTCTCTCAGCTCACCACCCCAG GTGTGCGAGCAGAGACCAGCACCCGCGTAGGTGGAGGACCCCAGGGCTTTGAGGCTGAGGGTTTGAAAGGACTGAAAGCTCTGGGCGTCAGAGAGCTTTCATACAGACTGGCCTTCCTGGCCTGCAATGTGGCCCCCACCAACCCACGA TTTGGTGGTAAGGAGCTGCGGGATGAGGAGCAGACTGCAGAAAGCATAAAGAGCCAGATGACCGAGAAGGAGTGGGAGAAAGTGTTTGAGATGAGCCAGGACAAGAACTTGTACCACCACCTGTGCACCAGCCTCTTCCCCACCATCCACG GCAATGACGAGGTGAAACGCGGCGTCCTGCTGATGCTGTTTGGAGGTGTTCCAAAGACGACCATGGAGCGAACCTCGCTGAGAGGAGATATCAATGTCTGCATTGTAGGAGACCCCAGTACTGCCAAGAGCCAGTTCCTCAA GCACGTGGAGGAGTTCAGTCCCAGAGCAGTGTACACTAGCGGCAAGGCCAGCACCGCTGCCGGTCTGACGGCAGCGGTGGTCAGAGACGAGGAGTCCCACGAGTTTGTCATCGAGGCTGGAGCTCTGATGCTGGCAGACAAC GGTGTGTGCTGCATTGACGAGTTTGACAAGATGGACGTCAAGGACCAGGTGGCCATCCATGAAGCCATGGAACAGCAGACCATCAGCATCACCAAAGCTGGAGTCAAG GCCACCCTGAATGCTCGCACCTCCATCCTGGCTGCCGCCAACCCTGTCGGTGGGCGCTACGACCGCAGCAAGAGTCTGAAGCAGAACGTCAACCTGTCCGCCCCCATCATGAGCCGCTTCGACCTCTTCTTCATCCTGGTGGACGAGTGTAATGAG GTGACGGACTACGCCATCGCCAGGCGCATCGTGGACCTGCACACCCGCATGGAGCAATCTGTGGACAGACTGTACTCTCTGGATGAAATCCGCAGATACCTGCTCTTTGCAAGGCAGTTCAAACCTAAG ATCTCCAGCGAATCCGAAGAGTTCATCGTTGAGCAGTACAAGCGCCTCCGCCAACGCGACGGCTCCGGAGGTGTGTCCAAGTCTGCCTGGAGAATAACGGTGCGACAGCTGGAGAGCATGATCCGCCTTTCAGAGGGCATGGCGCGCATGCACTGCTGTGACGAG GTGCAGCCCAAACATGTGAAGGAAGCCTTCCGTCTTCTGAACAAATCAATCATCAGAGTGGAGACGCCCGACATCAACCTGGAGCAGGACGACgagctggaggaagaggagcagcagcaggaggatg GAAACGCCGTCCCTAACGGAGTGAATGGTGTAAACGGCCATGTGGACGGTGTTAACGGGCACACCAATGGAACTAACGGACATGTCAACAGTGTGAACGGCCACGCTGAGTCTGGAACCCAGTCCAAACCATCTCTCCGCCTGTCCTTCACGGAGTACAAACGCATCTCCAACCTGCTGGTGCTGCATTTGCGCCGGGCCGAGGAAG ctgaggaagaggaagaactgAAGAAAAGTGCGGTGGTGAACTGGTATCTGAAGGAGATTGAGTCCGAGATCGACTCGGAGGAGGAGCTCGTCAATAAGAAGGGTCTGATAGAGAAGGTCCTTCACAGGCTTGTGCACTTT GATCACATCCTCATCGAGCTGTCTCAGGGGGGGCTGAAGGGCTCAGAATCTGCCATCACAGAAGAAGAAGTTCTGGTTGTCAACCCCAACTACATCCTGGAAGATTAA